The following proteins are co-located in the Pan troglodytes isolate AG18354 chromosome 5, NHGRI_mPanTro3-v2.0_pri, whole genome shotgun sequence genome:
- the KHDC1L gene encoding putative KHDC1-like protein — MAVGTSALSKEPWWTLPENFHPPMVFHMEEDQEELIFGLDDTYLRCIELHSHTLIQLERCFTATGQTRVTVVGPPMAKQWLLLMFHCVGSQDSKCHAQGLKMLERVRSQPLTNDDLVTSVSLPPNTGD, encoded by the exons ATGGCCGTGGGAACGAGTGCTCTCAGCAAGGAGCCGTGGTGGACCCTGCCCGAAAACTTTCATCCTCCAATGGTGTTCCACATGGAGGAGGACCAGGAGGAGCTCATCTTCG GACTTGATGACACATACCTTCGCTGCATTGAGCTGCACAGCCACACCCTTATTCAGCTGGAGAGGTGTTTCACAGCTACAGGCCAGACACGTGTGACTGTAGTCGGACCACCAATGGCAAAGCAGTGGCTGCTGCTCATGTTCCATTGCGTGGGGAGCCAGGACTCCAAGTGTCACGCTCAAG GTCTGAAGATGCTAGAGCGTGTCCGAAGCCAGCCCCTGACCAATGATGACCTGGTCACCTCCGTTAGCCTGCCACCGAACACCGGAGACTGA